From a region of the Tursiops truncatus isolate mTurTru1 chromosome 2, mTurTru1.mat.Y, whole genome shotgun sequence genome:
- the CCNDBP1 gene encoding cyclin-D1-binding protein 1 isoform X2, translating to MASAAAPAAADSTLPPALEQLRHLAGELRFLLPGVRVGEARETTKEFDRETFWRRFREAAMAVSRAATTLTEVFSRLPLPSPQETQKFSEQVHASIKAIIAVYYSLPKDQGITLRKLVRSATLDIVDGMAQLVEVLYITPTQSPENLISYNSVWEACQQVPRIPRDNKAAALSVLTKSVDLVKDAHEEMEQAVEECDPYYGLLSDIEEDNSDNHGDEEDILGCPSNRDSYWSEEDQELIIPCLALVRASKACLKKIRLSVAENGKKDQVAQLDDIVDISDEISPSVDDLALSIYPPVCHPTVRINIHQKYIYTWNNSYRTPTECWQKTSDLPKVCKTCIRFKEGT from the exons ATGGCGAGCGCGGCTGCACCTGCAGCCGCAGACTCCACCCTGCCTCCGGCTTTGGAGCAGCTCCGGCACCTAGCAGGGGAGCTGCGGTTCCTCCTTCCTGGAGTGCGGG TCGGCGAAGCCCGGGAGACCACCAAGGAGTTTGATCGGGAAACCTTTTGGAGGAGATTCC GTGAGGCAGCTATGGCAGTGTCAAGGGCAGCCACGACTCTGACCGAAGTCTTCTCTCGACTTCCACTGCCGTCACCACAG GAAACCCAGAAGTTCTCTGAACAAGTCCATGCTTCCATCAAGGCAATTATTGCAGTATACTATTCGCTTCCCAAGGATCAGG GAATCACCCTGCGAAAGCTGGTACGGAGTGCTACTCTGGACATCGTGGATGGCATGGCTCAGCTTGTGGAAGTGCTTTATATCACTCCAACTCAGAG CCCGGAGAACCTTATTTCCTACAACAGTGTCTGGGAGGCGTGCCAGCAGGTGCCTCGGATCCCAAGAG ATAACAAAGCTGCAGCCCTTTCAGTGCTGACAAAGAGTGTGGATCTTGTGAAGGATGCACATGAGGAAATGGAGCAG GCTGTGGAAGAATGTGACCCTTACTATGGCCTCTTGAGTGACATTGAGGAGGACAACTCTGACAACCACGGTGATGAGGAGGATATATTGGGATGTCCAAGCAATCGGGACTCATATTGGTCAGAGGAAGATCAGGAGCTCATAATCCCATGCCTTGCACTGGTGAGAGCATCCAAAGCCTGCCTGAAGAAAATCCGGCTCTCAGTGGCAGAGAATGGGAAGAAGGATCAGGTGGCTCAGCTGGATGACATTGTGGACATTTCTGATGAGATCAGCCCTAG TGTGGATGATTTGGCTCTGAGCATATACCCACCCGTGTGCCATCCGACTGTGCGAATCAAT atacaccagaaatacatctacacgtggaacaactcctacagaacacctactgaatgctggcagaagacctcagacctccccaaag TGTGCAAAACTTGTATCCGTTTTAAAGAAGGCACTTGA
- the CCNDBP1 gene encoding cyclin-D1-binding protein 1 isoform X1, which yields MASAAAPAAADSTLPPALEQLRHLAGELRFLLPGVRVGEARETTKEFDRETFWRRFREAAMAVSRAATTLTEVFSRLPLPSPQETQKFSEQVHASIKAIIAVYYSLPKDQGITLRKLVRSATLDIVDGMAQLVEVLYITPTQSPENLISYNSVWEACQQVPRIPRDNKAAALSVLTKSVDLVKDAHEEMEQAVEECDPYYGLLSDIEEDNSDNHGDEEDILGCPSNRDSYWSEEDQELIIPCLALVRASKACLKKIRLSVAENGKKDQVAQLDDIVDISDEISPSVDDLALSIYPPVCHPTVRINCAKLVSVLKKALEITKASHVTPQPEDSWIPLLINAVDHCMNRIKELTQHEVEL from the exons ATGGCGAGCGCGGCTGCACCTGCAGCCGCAGACTCCACCCTGCCTCCGGCTTTGGAGCAGCTCCGGCACCTAGCAGGGGAGCTGCGGTTCCTCCTTCCTGGAGTGCGGG TCGGCGAAGCCCGGGAGACCACCAAGGAGTTTGATCGGGAAACCTTTTGGAGGAGATTCC GTGAGGCAGCTATGGCAGTGTCAAGGGCAGCCACGACTCTGACCGAAGTCTTCTCTCGACTTCCACTGCCGTCACCACAG GAAACCCAGAAGTTCTCTGAACAAGTCCATGCTTCCATCAAGGCAATTATTGCAGTATACTATTCGCTTCCCAAGGATCAGG GAATCACCCTGCGAAAGCTGGTACGGAGTGCTACTCTGGACATCGTGGATGGCATGGCTCAGCTTGTGGAAGTGCTTTATATCACTCCAACTCAGAG CCCGGAGAACCTTATTTCCTACAACAGTGTCTGGGAGGCGTGCCAGCAGGTGCCTCGGATCCCAAGAG ATAACAAAGCTGCAGCCCTTTCAGTGCTGACAAAGAGTGTGGATCTTGTGAAGGATGCACATGAGGAAATGGAGCAG GCTGTGGAAGAATGTGACCCTTACTATGGCCTCTTGAGTGACATTGAGGAGGACAACTCTGACAACCACGGTGATGAGGAGGATATATTGGGATGTCCAAGCAATCGGGACTCATATTGGTCAGAGGAAGATCAGGAGCTCATAATCCCATGCCTTGCACTGGTGAGAGCATCCAAAGCCTGCCTGAAGAAAATCCGGCTCTCAGTGGCAGAGAATGGGAAGAAGGATCAGGTGGCTCAGCTGGATGACATTGTGGACATTTCTGATGAGATCAGCCCTAG TGTGGATGATTTGGCTCTGAGCATATACCCACCCGTGTGCCATCCGACTGTGCGAATCAAT TGTGCAAAACTTGTATCCGTTTTAAAGAAGGCACTTGAAATTACAAA AGCAAGTCATGTGACCCCACAGCCAGAAGATAGTTGGATCCCTTTACTTATTAATGCTGTTGATCATTGCATGAACAGAATCAAGGAGCTCACTCAGCATGAAGTTGAATTATGA
- the EPB42 gene encoding protein 4.2, with protein sequence MGQGLGIKSCDFQAARNNVEHHTNDISSQRLIVRRGQPFTISLNFWAPIRTFLHTLKKVVLIAQTGEQPSKANQTQATFSISSLGDRKWWSAMVEERDDQSWTISVTTPADAVIGHYSLLLQVSGRKQCLGQFTLLFNPWGREDAVFLANEAQRREYLLNQNGLIFLGTADCIQAEPWDFGQFEEDVIDLSLDLLSVDKRVEKWGNPVHVARVLGALLHALKEKSVLPTPQIQTTEEKALLNKRRGSAPILRQWVKGQGRPVYDGQAWVLAAVACTVLRGLGIPARVVTTFTSAQGTGGGLLVDEYYSEEGLQNGEGHRGRIWIFQTSTECWMARPALPQGYDGWQILYPSAPNGGGVLEACDLVPVKAVKEGTLGLTPAVSDIFASINASCVVWKCHEDGTLELTDSNTKYVGNNISTKGVDCDRCEDITQNYKYPEGSLQEKEVLEKVQENRMKHGKDDGIHPPSLETDDPLHFFLEAPSSLALGGDARFSVNLLNPSDHDKEVQLAVGLQAVYYNGVLAANLWTKKLVLTLRANSAEKISTFLSFSNFKQNPPENSFLRLTAMATHSSPTCFAQQDIAICRPHLAIEMPETAEQHQPLTASVSIHNSLDAPLKGCVISIFGRGLIHREKSYRLSSVQSRNTLRTQLEFTPMQVGLQRLTVEMDCNMFQNLTNFRSVTVVAPETPA encoded by the exons ATGGGACAAG GCCTGGGGATCAAGAGCTGCGACTTCCAGGCAGCAAGAAACAATGTAGAGCACCACACCAATGACATCAGCTCCCAGCGCCTCATTGTGAGGAGGGGGCAGCCCTTCACCATCAGCCTGAACTTCTGGGCTCCAATCCGCACATTTTTGCATACCCTGAAGAAGGTAGTCCTCATTGCACAAACTG GAGAGCAGCCTTCCAAGGCCAACCAGACCCAAGCCACGTTCTCAATTTCCAGTCTTGGGGACCGGAAGTGGTGGAGTGCAATGGTGGAGGAGAGAGATGACCAGTCCTGGACTATCTCTGTGACCACACCCGCAGACGCTGTCATTGGCCACTACTCACTCCTGCTGCAGGTTTCAGGCAGGAAGCAATGCCTGGGCCAGTTCACGCTGCTCTTTAACCCCTGGGGTCGAG AGGATGCTGTGTTCCTGGCGAATGAAGCTCAACGCAGGGAGTACTTGCTGAACCAGAACGGCCTCATCTTCCTGGGCACAGCTGACTGCATCCAGGCTGAGCCCTGGGACTTTGGCCAG TTCGAGGAGGATGTCATCGACCTCAGCCTGGACTTACTGAGCGTGGACAAGCGGGTGGAGAAGTGGGGCAACCCCGTGCATGTGGCCCGTGTCTTGGGTGCATTG CTGCACGCCCTCAAGGAGAAGAGTGTCCTGCCCACCCCGCAGATCCAGACCACCGAGGAAAAGGCCTTGCTGAACAAGCGCCGGGGCAGCGCGCCCATCCTGCGGCAGTGGGTCAAGGGCCAGGGGAGGCCCGTGTATGATGGTCAGGCCTGGGTGTTGGCCGCCGTTGCTTGCACAG TGCTGCGAGGCCTGGGAATCCCTGCCCGCGTCGTTACCACGTTCACCTCAGCCCAGGGCACTGGCGGGGGCCTGCTCGTAGATGAGTACTACAGTGAGGAGGGGCTTCAGAATGGAGAAGGCCACAGAGGCAGAATCTG GATCTTCCAGACTTCCACGGAGTGCTGGATGGCTCGGCCTGCTCTGCCCCAGGGTTATGACGGATGGCAGATTCTGTACCCAAGTGCCCCTAATGGAGGTGGAG tCCTGGAGGCCTGTGATCTGGTCCCGGTCAAAGCTGTCAAGGAGGGGACGCTGGGGCTGACCCCTGCAGTATCAGACATTTTTGCCTCGATAAATGCCTCATGTGTGGTCTGGAAGTGCCACGAGGATGGGACACTGGAGCTGACCGACTCCAACACTAAGTATGTTGGCAACAATATCAGCACCAAGGGTGTGGACTGTGACCGCTGTGAGGACATCACGCAGAACTACAAGTATCCTGAAG GATCTCTTCAAGAAAAAGAGGTGCTGGAGAAGGTCCaggaaaacagaatgaaacatGGGAAAGACGATGGCATCCATCCTCCCAGTCTCGAGACTGATGATCCTTTACATTTCTTCTTGGAAGCACCCAGCTCCCTAGCCCTGGGAGGGGACGCCCGGTTCTCTGTGAACTTGTTAAACCCTAGTGACCATGATAAAGAGGTGCAGCTGGCTGTTGGGCTGCAGGCAGTGTACTACAATGGTGTCCTTGCTGCCAACCTCTGGACGAAGAAGCTTGTCCTTACACTCAGGGCCAACTCAG CTGAGAAAATCTCCACCTTCCTGTCCTTCTCCAATTTTAAACAAAACCCGCCAGAGAATAGTTTCCTCAGACTCACCGCTATGGCAACACACTCCAGCCCTACCTGCTTTGCTCAGCAAGACATCGCCATTTGCAGACCACACCTTGCCATCGAG ATGCCAGAGACAGCAGAGCAACATCAGCCCCTTACGGCCTCAGTCAGCATCCATAACTCCTTAGATGCTCCCTTGAAGGGCTGTGTGATCTCCATCTTCGGAAGGGGACTCATTCACAGAGAGAAGAGCTACAG atTAAGTTCGGTGCAGTCCAGAAACACCTTGCGCACCCAACTCGAGTTCACACCAATGCAGGTGGGGCTCCAGAGGCTCACTGTGGAAATGGACTGCAACATGTTCCAGAACCTAACCAACTTCAGAAGTGTCACTGTGGTAGCCCCTGAAACTCCAGCTTAA